In a single window of the Delftia tsuruhatensis genome:
- a CDS encoding CRISPR-associated endonuclease Cas3'' has translation MGDFFAHSTSDTSKGNWQSLPDHLKGVGALARQFADAFGAGALAEVQGWLHDLGKYTQPYQLRLQGSSVRVDHSTWGARIAARHYPGIGHLLAYGIAGHHAGLANGDGEGERTALRQRLDDGYELPALDAAWEADIALPPQLAMPDLKIHSRERRNFQLAFATRMLFSCLVDADFLDTERFYGKTESGADHRSGGEPAPSLQALRSQLDAYLAGLPSGGSVNATRAGILQHVRGQADLAPGLFSLTVPTGGGKTLASLAFALDHAIRHGLRRVIFVIPFTSIVEQNAAVFRKALGPLGDAAVLEHHSAFVPSEPPRDDPEKYQSQKKLQLAMENWDAPIVVTTAVQFFESLFAAKPSQCRKLHRIAGSVVVLDEAQTMPLKLLRPCVAAIDELARNYRSSLVLCTATQPALAAPAFEGGLQQVRELAPAPEQLFKQLERVRVRHLGVLDDEALAEHMRSREQVLCIVNNRRHARAVFQAMADLPGARHLTTLMCARHRSAVLAEVRQLLKDGKPCRLVSTSLIEAGVDVDFPTVLRAEAGLDSIARGRVD, from the coding sequence ATGGGAGACTTCTTCGCGCATTCAACGTCCGACACGTCAAAGGGCAATTGGCAAAGCCTGCCGGATCACCTGAAAGGCGTGGGCGCGCTGGCCCGGCAGTTCGCCGACGCCTTTGGCGCAGGCGCGCTGGCCGAGGTGCAGGGGTGGCTGCATGACCTGGGCAAGTACACGCAGCCGTATCAGCTGCGCCTGCAGGGCAGCAGCGTGCGCGTGGACCATTCCACCTGGGGTGCGCGCATCGCGGCCAGGCACTATCCCGGCATAGGGCATTTGCTGGCCTACGGCATTGCAGGCCACCACGCGGGACTGGCCAATGGCGATGGAGAGGGCGAGCGCACGGCATTGCGCCAGCGTCTGGATGACGGCTATGAATTGCCCGCACTCGATGCCGCCTGGGAGGCTGATATCGCGCTGCCGCCGCAGCTCGCCATGCCGGACCTGAAGATCCACAGCCGTGAGCGCAGGAATTTCCAATTGGCATTCGCCACGCGCATGCTGTTTTCCTGCCTGGTCGATGCGGATTTCCTGGATACCGAGCGCTTCTATGGGAAGACCGAGAGCGGTGCCGATCACCGAAGTGGTGGTGAGCCAGCGCCCAGTCTGCAGGCGCTGCGGTCCCAACTGGACGCGTATCTGGCGGGCTTGCCATCCGGTGGGAGCGTCAACGCCACTCGCGCAGGCATCCTGCAGCATGTGCGCGGGCAGGCCGATCTGGCCCCAGGACTGTTCTCGTTGACCGTGCCCACGGGCGGGGGCAAGACGCTGGCCTCGCTGGCCTTTGCGCTGGACCATGCGATACGCCATGGCCTGCGCCGCGTGATCTTCGTGATCCCCTTCACCAGCATCGTGGAGCAGAACGCCGCCGTGTTCCGCAAGGCGCTGGGCCCGCTGGGCGATGCCGCCGTGCTGGAACACCACAGCGCCTTCGTGCCGTCCGAGCCGCCGCGCGACGATCCCGAAAAATACCAGTCGCAAAAGAAGCTGCAGCTGGCCATGGAGAACTGGGACGCGCCCATCGTCGTCACCACGGCCGTGCAGTTCTTCGAAAGCCTGTTTGCCGCCAAACCCTCGCAGTGCCGCAAGCTGCACCGCATCGCGGGCAGCGTGGTGGTGCTGGACGAAGCGCAGACCATGCCGCTCAAGCTGCTGCGGCCCTGTGTGGCGGCCATTGACGAGCTGGCACGCAACTACCGCAGCAGCTTGGTGCTGTGCACGGCCACGCAGCCGGCGCTGGCGGCTCCTGCGTTCGAAGGGGGCTTGCAGCAGGTGCGTGAACTGGCGCCAGCGCCCGAGCAACTGTTCAAGCAACTGGAGCGCGTGCGCGTGCGGCATCTGGGTGTGCTGGACGACGAGGCACTGGCCGAACACATGCGCTCGCGCGAGCAGGTGCTGTGCATCGTCAACAACCGCCGCCATGCGCGGGCCGTCTTCCAGGCCATGGCCGATCTGCCTGGGGCACGCCATCTGACCACGCTCATGTGTGCCAGGCACCGCAGCGCCGTGCTGGCCGAGGTGCGGCAACTGCTCAAGGATGGAAAGCCCTGCCGCCTTGTCTCGACGAGCCTGATCGAGGCCGGCGTGGATGTGGACTTTCCCACGGTGCTGCGTGCCGAGGCGGGCCTGGACTCCATCGCCCGCGGGCGCGTGGATTGA
- the thiC gene encoding phosphomethylpyrimidine synthase ThiC, with product MNAPDPIFTPAAGAAPDAQRFAELLAQSRQPFPSSTKSYLQGALHSDLRVPVRDIQLTNGEQVSVYDTSGPYTDPSVAIDVRSGLPGVRNAWIEARGDSEYYAGRLRQALDDGGKRGEEDERVARLRAEAASLQRQPRRAKSGGNVTQMHYARKGIITPEMEYVALRENGRREWMAEYQKDAARELRLAGNSLGAAIPRIITPEFVRDEVARGRAIIPANINHPEIEPMAIGRNFKVKINANIGNSAVTSSIEEEVEKLVWAIRWGADNVMDLSTGKNIHTTRDWIIRNSPVPIGTVPIYQALEKVGGIAEDLTWEIFRDTLIEQAEQGVDYFTIHAGVRLAYIHLTAQRRTGIVSRGGSIMAKWCMAHHRESFLYEHFEDICDIMKQYDVSFSLGDGLRPGCASDANDEAQFAELQTLGELTQLAWKHDVQTMIEGPGHVPMHMIQANMTEQLKHCHEAPFYTLGPLTIDIAPGYDHIASAIGAAMIGWFGTAMLCYVTPKEHLGLPDRDDVKQGIIAYKIAAHAADVAKGHPGARARDDALSQARFDFRWEDQFNLGLDPDTARAFHDETLPKDSAKVAHFCSMCGPKFCSMKITQEVREFAAAKGISEQDGIAAGMQAKAQEFNRAGGEFYIPIASDTTAR from the coding sequence ATGAACGCTCCCGATCCGATCTTCACCCCCGCCGCAGGCGCGGCTCCCGACGCGCAGCGCTTCGCCGAACTGCTGGCACAATCGCGCCAGCCCTTCCCGTCATCCACCAAGAGCTATCTGCAGGGCGCGCTGCACAGCGACCTGCGCGTGCCCGTGCGCGACATCCAGCTGACCAATGGCGAGCAGGTCAGCGTCTACGACACCTCGGGTCCCTACACCGACCCGAGCGTGGCCATCGACGTGCGCAGCGGCCTGCCGGGCGTGCGCAACGCCTGGATCGAGGCGCGCGGCGACAGCGAGTACTACGCCGGCCGCCTGCGCCAGGCCCTGGACGATGGCGGCAAGCGCGGCGAGGAGGACGAGCGCGTGGCCCGCCTGCGCGCCGAGGCCGCATCGCTGCAACGCCAGCCCCGCCGCGCGAAAAGCGGCGGCAACGTCACCCAGATGCACTACGCCAGGAAGGGCATCATCACGCCCGAGATGGAATACGTGGCCCTGCGCGAGAACGGCCGCCGCGAATGGATGGCCGAGTACCAGAAGGACGCCGCGCGCGAGCTGCGCCTGGCCGGCAACAGCCTGGGCGCGGCCATCCCCAGGATCATCACGCCCGAGTTCGTGCGCGACGAAGTGGCGCGCGGCCGCGCCATCATCCCGGCCAACATCAACCACCCCGAGATCGAGCCCATGGCCATCGGGCGCAACTTCAAGGTCAAGATCAACGCCAACATCGGCAACTCGGCCGTGACCTCCAGCATCGAGGAAGAGGTGGAAAAGCTGGTCTGGGCCATCCGCTGGGGCGCGGACAACGTCATGGACCTGTCCACGGGCAAGAACATCCACACCACGCGCGACTGGATCATCCGCAACTCGCCCGTGCCCATCGGCACCGTGCCCATCTACCAGGCGCTGGAGAAGGTCGGCGGCATCGCCGAGGACCTGACCTGGGAGATCTTCCGCGACACGCTGATCGAGCAGGCCGAGCAGGGCGTGGACTACTTCACCATCCACGCCGGGGTGCGCCTGGCCTACATCCACCTCACGGCCCAGCGCCGCACGGGCATCGTCTCGCGCGGTGGCTCCATCATGGCCAAGTGGTGCATGGCCCACCACCGCGAAAGCTTCCTGTACGAGCATTTCGAGGACATCTGCGACATCATGAAGCAGTACGACGTCAGCTTCTCGCTGGGCGACGGCCTGCGCCCCGGCTGCGCATCGGACGCCAATGACGAGGCCCAGTTCGCCGAACTGCAGACCCTGGGCGAGTTGACCCAGCTGGCCTGGAAGCACGACGTGCAGACCATGATCGAAGGCCCTGGCCACGTGCCCATGCACATGATCCAGGCCAACATGACCGAGCAGCTCAAGCACTGCCACGAGGCGCCGTTCTACACCTTGGGCCCGCTGACCATCGACATCGCCCCCGGCTACGACCACATCGCCAGCGCCATCGGCGCGGCCATGATCGGCTGGTTCGGCACGGCCATGCTGTGCTACGTCACGCCCAAGGAACACCTGGGCCTGCCCGACCGCGACGACGTCAAGCAGGGCATCATCGCCTACAAGATCGCCGCCCACGCCGCCGACGTCGCCAAGGGCCACCCCGGCGCCCGCGCCCGCGACGACGCGCTCAGCCAGGCGCGCTTCGACTTCCGCTGGGAAGACCAGTTCAACCTGGGCCTGGACCCCGACACTGCGCGCGCCTTCCACGACGAGACCCTGCCCAAGGACAGCGCCAAGGTCGCCCACTTCTGCTCCATGTGCGGCCCCAAGTTCTGCTCCATGAAGATCACCCAGGAAGTGCGCGAATTCGCCGCCGCCAAGGGTATTTCCGAACAGGACGGCATTGCCGCCGGAATGCAGGCCAAGGCCCAGGAATTCAATCGTGCGGGGGGAGAGTTCTATATACCGATTGCCAGCGATACCACGGCGCGCTGA
- a CDS encoding nitroreductase has product MNVEQALHARRSVRAFLPRVPDAALVRSLMEQAAQAASGGNLQPWRVLALTGEPLQQLLDAVAAAQPDDARPGLSYPPNLWEPYRSRRFANGEELYQSLGIPREDKPARLEQLARNGRFFGAPVGLIVAVDERMGLPQWTDLGIYLQSFMLLACAHGLATCAQGFWRRYNEAVTRALPLPEGYHVAFGIALGYEDRSAPINGWRATRAPLAEWGELRGFA; this is encoded by the coding sequence ATGAACGTTGAACAGGCCTTGCATGCGCGCCGCTCCGTGCGCGCCTTCCTGCCCCGGGTGCCCGATGCGGCCCTGGTGCGCAGTCTGATGGAACAGGCGGCCCAGGCGGCCTCGGGCGGCAACCTCCAGCCCTGGCGCGTGCTGGCGCTGACGGGCGAGCCGCTGCAGCAGTTGCTGGATGCCGTCGCAGCCGCCCAGCCCGACGACGCCCGGCCGGGCCTGTCCTACCCGCCCAACCTGTGGGAGCCCTACCGCAGCCGGCGCTTCGCCAACGGCGAGGAGCTGTACCAGTCGCTGGGCATCCCGCGCGAGGACAAGCCCGCGCGCCTGGAGCAACTGGCACGCAACGGCCGCTTCTTCGGCGCGCCCGTGGGCCTGATCGTGGCCGTGGACGAGCGCATGGGCCTGCCGCAGTGGACGGACCTGGGCATCTACCTGCAGTCCTTCATGCTGCTGGCCTGTGCCCATGGCCTGGCCACCTGCGCCCAGGGCTTCTGGCGCCGCTACAACGAGGCCGTGACCCGGGCGCTGCCCCTGCCCGAGGGCTACCACGTGGCCTTCGGCATCGCGCTGGGCTACGAGGACAGGAGCGCGCCCATCAACGGCTGGCGCGCCACGCGCGCACCGCTGGCCGAGTGGGGCGAGCTGCGCGGCTTCGCCTGA
- the cysE gene encoding serine O-acetyltransferase, with the protein MLDRLRSDIQCILDRDPAARSTWEVITCYPGLHAIWLQRPAHWCWNHGLKWLGRFISHIGRWLTGIEIHPGAVIGERVFIDHGMGVVIGETAVVGDGCTIYHGVTLGGTSLYKGAKRHPTLGRDVVVSAGAKVLGGFEVGDGAKIGSNAVVIKPVPAGATAVGIPARIIPSKNGHSADVTEQEQAVAGADAIKVPAAAAPQPFTAYGITQEVDPVAQAMRSLSEGASAHEQQIALLWEAIAKLSAGSKVGDCVPCESERPQAFQKDRIDQILGK; encoded by the coding sequence ATGCTTGACCGCCTGCGCTCCGATATCCAGTGCATCCTCGACCGCGACCCCGCGGCACGCAGCACCTGGGAGGTCATCACCTGTTATCCGGGGCTGCATGCGATCTGGCTGCAGCGCCCGGCGCACTGGTGCTGGAACCATGGCCTCAAGTGGCTGGGGCGCTTCATCTCGCACATCGGCCGCTGGCTGACGGGCATCGAGATCCACCCCGGCGCCGTCATCGGCGAGCGCGTCTTCATCGACCATGGCATGGGCGTCGTCATCGGCGAGACGGCCGTGGTGGGCGACGGCTGCACCATCTACCACGGCGTGACCCTGGGCGGCACCTCGCTGTACAAGGGTGCCAAGCGCCATCCCACGCTGGGCCGCGACGTGGTGGTCAGCGCGGGCGCCAAGGTGCTGGGCGGCTTCGAGGTGGGCGACGGCGCCAAGATCGGCAGCAATGCCGTGGTCATCAAGCCCGTGCCTGCGGGCGCCACGGCCGTGGGCATTCCCGCGCGCATCATTCCCAGCAAGAACGGCCACAGCGCGGATGTGACCGAGCAGGAGCAGGCCGTTGCCGGGGCCGATGCCATCAAGGTGCCGGCTGCCGCCGCGCCCCAGCCGTTCACGGCCTATGGCATCACCCAGGAGGTGGACCCCGTGGCCCAGGCCATGCGCAGCCTCAGCGAAGGCGCGTCGGCCCACGAGCAGCAGATCGCGCTGCTGTGGGAGGCGATCGCCAAGCTCTCGGCCGGCAGCAAGGTGGGCGACTGCGTGCCCTGCGAGTCCGAGCGTCCGCAGGCCTTCCAGAAGGACAGGATCGACCAGATCCTGGGCAAGTGA
- a CDS encoding RNA methyltransferase yields MKTRFVLIETSHAGNVGAAARALKTMGFDDLVLVRPRWPNVLRKEETIQRASGALDVLGNARVVETLEEALDGISHLCATAMTPRDFGPPTRTPRQHFELLLSGALDVPAAPDEAALPSDAPAPRCNQSGVAFLFGCERFGMSNEDVYRSDVALSIPSNPQFGSLNLGAAIQVVAYEWRQALGGFPVVEHTPAPQRADAAQVAGMLGHWEQALAHIGFLDPAAPKKLMPRLNQLFNRSQLTTEEIHILRGVAKAMLQSTPPNR; encoded by the coding sequence ATGAAAACCCGATTCGTACTGATAGAGACCAGCCACGCCGGCAACGTCGGCGCCGCCGCCCGCGCCCTGAAGACCATGGGCTTCGACGACCTGGTGCTGGTGCGCCCGCGCTGGCCCAACGTGCTGCGCAAGGAAGAGACCATACAGCGCGCCAGCGGCGCCCTGGACGTGCTGGGCAATGCCCGCGTGGTCGAGACGCTGGAAGAAGCGCTGGACGGCATCAGCCACCTGTGCGCCACGGCCATGACGCCGCGCGACTTCGGCCCGCCCACGCGCACGCCGCGCCAGCATTTCGAGTTGCTGCTCAGCGGAGCGCTGGATGTGCCGGCTGCGCCCGATGAAGCCGCGCTGCCTTCGGATGCACCGGCTCCGCGCTGCAACCAGTCGGGCGTGGCCTTCCTGTTCGGCTGCGAGCGCTTCGGCATGAGCAACGAGGATGTCTATCGCAGCGATGTGGCGCTGTCGATTCCGTCCAATCCGCAGTTCGGCTCGCTGAACCTGGGGGCGGCCATCCAGGTCGTGGCCTATGAGTGGCGCCAGGCGCTGGGCGGCTTTCCCGTGGTGGAGCACACGCCCGCGCCGCAGCGCGCCGACGCGGCCCAGGTGGCCGGCATGCTGGGCCATTGGGAGCAGGCGCTGGCGCACATCGGCTTCCTCGATCCGGCAGCGCCCAAGAAGCTCATGCCGCGCCTGAACCAGCTTTTCAATCGCTCGCAACTGACCACCGAGGAAATCCACATCCTGCGCGGTGTCGCGAAGGCCATGCTGCAGAGCACCCCACCGAACCGCTAG
- a CDS encoding inositol monophosphatase family protein gives MSTNLHPMLNVAIKAARAAGAIINRAALDVESVRVAQKQVNDFVTEVDKAAEQAIIETLLGAYPGHGILAEESGKEFGAKNSDYVWIIDPLDGTTNFIHGFPVYCVSIALAFKGKVEHAVVYDPSRNDLFTATRGRGAYLNDRRIRVSKRIQLKDSLISTGFPFRRGDNFKQYMNMLGDVMQETAGVRRPGAAALDLAYVAAGFADGFFESGLQIWDVAAGSLLVTEAGGLVGNFTGEADFLEQKECLAGNPRIYGALVGIVGKYSKFATAGEKAGVRQALAEDGRAAEQPAPDADADAEESAQPGQQPGA, from the coding sequence ATGTCGACCAACCTGCATCCCATGCTCAACGTGGCCATCAAGGCCGCACGCGCCGCCGGCGCCATCATCAACCGCGCGGCCCTGGACGTGGAATCCGTGCGCGTCGCACAGAAGCAGGTCAACGACTTCGTGACCGAGGTGGACAAGGCGGCCGAGCAGGCCATCATCGAGACGCTGCTGGGCGCCTACCCCGGCCACGGCATCCTGGCCGAGGAATCGGGCAAGGAATTCGGCGCCAAGAACTCCGACTACGTCTGGATCATCGATCCGCTGGACGGCACCACCAACTTCATCCACGGCTTCCCCGTGTACTGCGTGAGCATCGCGCTGGCCTTCAAGGGCAAGGTCGAGCATGCCGTGGTCTATGACCCCTCGCGCAACGACCTGTTCACGGCCACGCGCGGCCGTGGCGCCTACCTGAACGACCGCCGCATCCGCGTGTCCAAGCGCATCCAGCTCAAGGACAGCCTGATCTCCACGGGCTTCCCCTTCCGCCGTGGCGACAACTTCAAGCAGTACATGAACATGCTGGGCGACGTGATGCAGGAAACCGCCGGCGTTCGCCGCCCCGGCGCCGCCGCGCTGGACCTGGCCTACGTGGCAGCCGGCTTTGCCGATGGCTTCTTTGAAAGCGGGCTGCAGATCTGGGACGTGGCCGCCGGCAGCCTGCTGGTGACCGAGGCCGGTGGCCTGGTCGGCAATTTCACGGGTGAGGCCGACTTCCTGGAGCAGAAGGAATGCCTGGCGGGCAATCCGCGCATCTATGGGGCGCTGGTGGGCATCGTTGGCAAGTACAGCAAGTTCGCCACGGCGGGCGAGAAGGCCGGCGTGCGCCAGGCGCTGGCCGAGGACGGTCGGGCGGCCGAGCAGCCCGCCCCCGATGCCGACGCCGATGCCGAGGAATCGGCCCAGCCCGGGCAGCAGCCCGGCGCCTGA
- a CDS encoding tripartite tricarboxylate transporter substrate binding protein, whose protein sequence is MTMTRRAALVSASASACVLAATGWPRGAQAAGDYPSKAIELIVPVAAGGGTDLVGRAFAEAAKKYLPQQPMLVINRPGASGAIGMSELIQARPDGYKIGIIICEITIIPHLGITRYTAADLRPVAGLNADPSAVTVRADAPWQSIHEFLAHARQQSHPVTIGNAGMGSIWHMAAAAFAEKADVPVNHVPFLGAAPAVVALLGGHVDAIAVSPGEVAQHVAAGKLRTLAVMADQRVGGMFGKVPTLRESGIDLSIGVWRGLAVPRSTPAEVVARLGEVARKAADDAVFRDALGKAHLGWAYMDAAAFQAVIDRDAAFYAALVPRLGLGPR, encoded by the coding sequence ATGACAATGACACGACGCGCGGCCCTCGTATCCGCATCCGCATCGGCCTGTGTGCTGGCCGCCACGGGCTGGCCCCGGGGCGCGCAGGCCGCCGGCGACTACCCTTCCAAGGCGATCGAGCTGATCGTTCCCGTGGCGGCGGGTGGCGGCACCGACCTGGTCGGCCGGGCCTTTGCCGAGGCCGCCAAGAAATACCTGCCCCAGCAGCCCATGCTGGTCATCAACCGGCCCGGGGCCAGTGGCGCGATCGGCATGTCGGAGCTGATCCAGGCCAGGCCCGATGGCTACAAGATCGGCATCATCATCTGCGAGATCACGATCATCCCCCACCTGGGTATCACCCGGTACACGGCCGCCGACCTGCGCCCGGTCGCGGGCCTGAATGCCGATCCTTCCGCCGTGACCGTGCGGGCCGATGCGCCCTGGCAGTCGATCCACGAGTTCCTGGCGCACGCCCGCCAGCAAAGCCATCCCGTCACCATCGGCAATGCGGGCATGGGGTCGATCTGGCACATGGCTGCGGCGGCCTTTGCCGAAAAAGCCGATGTGCCTGTCAACCATGTCCCGTTCCTGGGCGCCGCACCTGCCGTGGTGGCTTTGCTGGGAGGGCATGTGGATGCGATCGCCGTCAGCCCTGGCGAGGTCGCGCAGCATGTGGCGGCGGGAAAGCTGCGCACGCTGGCGGTGATGGCCGATCAGCGGGTCGGCGGCATGTTCGGGAAGGTGCCGACGCTGCGCGAAAGCGGCATCGATCTGTCCATCGGCGTGTGGCGCGGGCTGGCCGTGCCCCGGTCCACACCGGCCGAGGTCGTCGCCCGGCTCGGAGAGGTGGCGCGCAAGGCCGCCGATGACGCGGTGTTCCGCGATGCGCTCGGCAAGGCCCATCTGGGCTGGGCCTACATGGATGCCGCTGCGTTCCAGGCGGTCATCGACAGGGATGCCGCGTTCTACGCGGCGCTGGTGCCCAGGCTGGGCCTGGGGCCGCGCTGA
- a CDS encoding SDR family NAD(P)-dependent oxidoreductase yields the protein MASHPLEGRTAVVTGGAQGIGLAVARRLLAEGARVCLWDQDGDALAAATRSLQGLAVQAVHTVRVDVTDLPQVEQAVAATQAGCGPIDILVHGAGIAGANATVADYCPAEWRRVIEVNLTGAFHVNRAVVAGMAARNYGRIVNIASIAGKEGNPNAAAYSAAKAGVIALTKSLGKETAHQNIAVNAITPAAARTRIFEQMSASHIEYMLSKIPRGRFLEVQEVASMVAWLVSEENSFTTAAVFDLSGGRATY from the coding sequence ATGGCCAGCCATCCGCTTGAAGGGCGAACCGCTGTCGTGACAGGCGGCGCGCAGGGCATCGGCCTGGCCGTGGCCAGGCGCCTGCTGGCCGAAGGCGCGCGGGTGTGTCTGTGGGACCAGGATGGCGATGCGCTTGCCGCGGCCACCCGGTCCCTGCAGGGCCTGGCCGTGCAGGCCGTGCATACCGTGCGGGTGGACGTCACGGACCTGCCGCAGGTCGAGCAGGCGGTGGCCGCCACGCAGGCGGGGTGCGGGCCCATCGATATTCTTGTGCATGGCGCCGGCATCGCCGGTGCCAATGCGACGGTGGCTGATTACTGCCCCGCCGAGTGGCGCCGGGTGATCGAGGTCAACCTGACCGGGGCCTTCCATGTCAATCGCGCCGTGGTCGCAGGCATGGCGGCGCGCAACTACGGGCGCATCGTCAACATCGCGTCGATCGCGGGCAAGGAGGGCAACCCGAACGCCGCCGCGTACAGCGCCGCGAAGGCCGGCGTCATTGCCTTGACGAAAAGCCTGGGCAAGGAGACAGCCCACCAGAACATCGCCGTGAACGCCATCACGCCCGCCGCCGCGCGCACGCGGATCTTCGAGCAGATGTCCGCATCGCACATCGAATACATGCTGTCGAAGATTCCGCGCGGGCGGTTTCTGGAGGTGCAGGAGGTCGCCTCCATGGTGGCCTGGCTGGTGTCCGAGGAAAACTCGTTCACGACTGCGGCGGTGTTCGACCTGTCGGGCGGCAGGGCGACCTATTGA
- a CDS encoding ureidoglycolate lyase has protein sequence MKLLRYGLAGREKPGLMDTDGRLRDLSAHVPDIDGTVLDPASLDRLRALDASKLPLVEGRPRLGACVAGIGKFVCIGLNYADHAAESGMPVPAEPVVFGKWTSAVVGPNDDVVLPRGSMKTDWEVELGVVIGTAARYVGEEQAMSHVAGYCVVNDVSERSYQLERGGTWDKGKGCDTFGPTGPWLVTADEVPDPHALGLWLEVDGRRYQDGSTATMIFRIPQLIAYLSRFMTLRPGDVISTGTPPGVGMGCKPEPVFLRPGQTMRLGIDGLGVQQQRVVAHGEASHGQPSA, from the coding sequence ATGAAGTTGCTGCGCTACGGACTGGCGGGCCGCGAAAAGCCCGGTCTCATGGACACGGACGGACGCCTGAGGGACCTGTCCGCCCATGTGCCCGATATCGACGGCACGGTGCTGGACCCCGCAAGCCTGGACAGGCTCAGGGCGCTCGATGCCTCGAAGCTGCCGCTGGTCGAAGGCAGGCCGCGCCTGGGTGCCTGCGTGGCCGGCATCGGAAAGTTCGTTTGCATCGGGCTGAACTACGCGGACCACGCGGCCGAATCCGGCATGCCCGTGCCGGCGGAGCCGGTGGTCTTCGGCAAGTGGACGTCGGCCGTCGTCGGGCCGAACGACGATGTCGTGCTGCCGCGCGGCTCCATGAAGACGGACTGGGAGGTCGAGCTCGGCGTGGTCATCGGCACGGCCGCGCGCTATGTGGGCGAGGAGCAGGCCATGTCCCACGTGGCCGGCTATTGCGTGGTCAACGACGTGTCGGAGCGCAGCTACCAGCTTGAACGCGGCGGCACCTGGGACAAGGGCAAGGGCTGCGACACCTTCGGCCCCACCGGCCCCTGGCTGGTCACGGCCGATGAGGTGCCCGACCCGCATGCGCTGGGCCTGTGGCTGGAGGTGGACGGGCGCCGCTACCAGGATGGCAGCACGGCCACCATGATTTTTCGGATACCGCAGTTGATCGCCTATCTGAGCCGCTTCATGACCCTGCGGCCCGGGGATGTGATTTCCACCGGCACGCCGCCCGGCGTGGGCATGGGGTGCAAGCCCGAGCCGGTGTTTCTGCGGCCCGGACAGACCATGCGCCTGGGCATTGACGGGCTGGGCGTGCAGCAGCAGCGTGTCGTCGCGCATGGGGAGGCTTCGCATGGCCAGCCATCCGCTTGA
- a CDS encoding LysR family transcriptional regulator — MLPSLASIASRLKFRQLSLLVALEECGSLHKASQRLAMTQPGLTKALQEVESTFGTALFVRTPHGVQPNEMGRCITRYARLMHADLGNLREEMDGVLRGSGGRLAIGCITGALHSVLMGALAQLRQLQPAILVHVRESISIELLNQVNQGTLDLALCRTSVSSHPEHFDYEPLLDEDVAIAVGMHHPLAQAPQVTLEQLVESHWVLYPGSMPLRHLLERELAQAGLSLACHPIETASSLATMLLLKQDPQAVALMATGTMAFCEEHQIARRLPLTLQARHEGFGIATRRGARLSPAATLLAECLRTAAQAAKAC; from the coding sequence ATGCTCCCCAGTCTTGCCTCCATCGCTTCCCGCCTGAAGTTTCGGCAGCTCAGCCTGCTGGTGGCCCTGGAGGAATGCGGCTCCCTGCACAAGGCCTCGCAACGCCTGGCGATGACGCAGCCGGGCCTGACCAAGGCCTTGCAGGAGGTCGAATCGACCTTCGGCACCGCGCTGTTCGTGCGCACGCCCCACGGCGTGCAGCCCAACGAAATGGGCCGCTGCATCACCCGCTACGCAAGGCTGATGCACGCGGACCTGGGCAACCTGCGCGAGGAAATGGACGGCGTGCTGCGCGGCAGCGGCGGGCGCCTGGCCATCGGCTGCATCACCGGCGCGCTGCACTCGGTGCTGATGGGGGCATTGGCCCAGCTGCGGCAATTGCAGCCCGCCATCCTGGTCCATGTGCGCGAGAGCATCAGCATCGAATTGCTGAACCAGGTCAACCAGGGCACCCTGGATCTGGCGCTGTGCCGCACCAGCGTCTCAAGCCACCCCGAGCACTTCGACTACGAGCCGCTGCTGGACGAAGACGTGGCCATTGCCGTGGGCATGCACCACCCCCTCGCACAGGCCCCGCAGGTCACGCTGGAGCAACTGGTCGAATCGCATTGGGTGCTCTACCCCGGCAGCATGCCCTTGCGACATCTGCTGGAGCGCGAGTTGGCGCAGGCGGGCCTGAGCCTGGCGTGCCACCCCATCGAGACCGCATCCTCCCTGGCCACGATGCTGCTGCTCAAGCAAGACCCGCAAGCCGTCGCCCTGATGGCAACGGGCACCATGGCGTTCTGCGAAGAACACCAGATCGCGCGGCGCCTGCCGCTGACCCTGCAGGCGCGGCACGAAGGCTTTGGCATCGCCACCCGCCGGGGGGCGCGGCTTTCGCCCGCCGCCACCCTGCTGGCCGAGTGCCTGCGCACCGCCGCGCAGGCCGCCAAAGCGTGTTGA